The Bacteroidia bacterium DNA segment AATAGATTACCTTTTAAAGTATTTAATAACAAAGTAATTATTCCTAACGAAACAGAAATAAATCAAAACTCTAGAGCAAGAAGTGCAAAACTAAGAATTGCAATTAAAAATGACTGAGGAAAAAGAAAATATTGAAAATAAAGTAACAGAAGAAACTAATGTTTCAGAAAACTCTAACAAGGAAGAGCAGAAGAATTCACGCTCCAATCCTTTCAGAGCCTTAATGGACGGAACATTACTTTCTAAAGAAATTCTTCGAAAACAATTTCCATTTGTTCTTTTCTTAACATTAATCGCAATAGCTTTTATTGCCAACAGATATGCTGCAGAAAAAATTGTCAGAAATACAGAAACACTAAAAACCGAATTAAAAGAATTAAGAGCTGAACAAATATCAGTAACATCAGAACTAATGCAACTAAGTCAACAAAGTGAAGTTGTGAAATTAGTTACAACAAATCAACTGGGACTTTCAGAATCAATAGACCCACCAAAAAAAATAATAGTAAAAGAAAAAGAATAAATGGCAGAACTGCGCAAAGATATATTATGGCGAATGGCACTCCTTTATATTTTAATGGGAGGTTTTGCTATTATTATCATGGGCAGAATTCTTTATATACAAGTTGTTGAAGGCAATAAGTGGAAATCAAAAGCCAGCGAACTTACAAAAAAAGATATAATTATTGAACCTATGCGCGGAGAGATTTACTCAGGCGACGGTAGGGTTCTTGCAAGCTCAGTTCCTTTATACGAAATAAGATTTGACACTAAAGCCGAGGGAATAAAAAAAGAATTTTTCAGAGCAAATGTTGATTCACTATCTATTTGTTTAGCGAATCTTTTTGGTGATAAAACTGCTGCAGAATACAAATCCATTCTAAAACTTGCATATCAAACAGGAAGTCGATATCAATTAATAAAAAGAAAAGTTACATATTCAGAACTTAAAAAAATGAAAGAATTTCCTATTTTCAAATTAGGAAAAAATAAAGGTGGATTTATTGCAATTCAAACAAGCAGAAGAGCCAAGCCATTTGGCATGTTAGCTTCACGAACAATCGGTTACGTAACAAAAGAAAGAGTAGTTGTTGGGATTGAAGGTGCTTTCGATCAATATCTGAGGGGAAAACAAGGTGTAGAATTAATGCAGAAACTTGCAGGAAACATTTGGATGCCAGTTAATAACGGCAACGAAGTTGAACCTCAGGACGGTTATGACGTATTCAGCACTATCGATATAAACTTACAGGACGTAGCACAAAACGCACTATTAAAACAGCTTGTTGCTAACAATGCTCACCATGGATGCGCAATATTAATGGAAGTTGAAACAGGAGAAATTAAGGCTATTGCAAATCTTGAAAAAACAGAGACAGACCCAACAGGTTATGCCGACAACTACAATTATGCAATTGGAGAAAGTTCAGAACCTGGATCTACATTTAAGTTAATATCAATGCTGGCAGCCCTTGAAGAAGGCTTTATTGAACTAGACGATACAATAAATACAGGTAACGGTATTGCTGTATTTTATGGATCAAAAATGAAAGACTCTCATGAAGGTGGTTATGGCAATATTTCAGCAAAAGATGTATTTGCAGTTTCATCAAATGTAGGAGTATCAAAAATAATATCACATTATTTTTCTAAAGAACCACATCGCTTTATTGACAGAATTTACAAATTAAAATTAAACGAAAAACTTGGATTAGATATTAAAGGTGAAGGCATGCCTTTCGTAAAAGATCCATCAGATTCAACATGGTCAGGAATATCGTTACCCTGGATTTCTGTTGGATACGAAATAAGATTAACCCCACTTCAAATTCTAACAGTTTACAATGCAGTTGCGAATAATGGCAGAATGGTAAAACCAAAACTAGTAAAAGCTCTTAAATTTCGCGGTGAAACAATTAAAGAATATCCTGCTGAAATTATTGTACCATCTATTTGCTCAAACGAAACACTTAAAAAGCTAAAGATAATGTTAGAAAGTGTTGTTGAAAATGGAACTGCAAAAAGCTTAAGAAGTCCATTATATAAAATAGCCGGAAAAACAGGAACAGCACAGGTTGCAAAAGGTAAGAGCGGATATAAAGATTTAAGTTATAAAGCTTCATTTGTAGGATATTTTCCAGCAGATAATCCTAAATATAGTTGCATTGTTGTAATAAATGATCCTGATTTTAAAACAACAGGTGCATATTATGGTGGTGCAGTAGCAGGTCCGGTTTTTAAAGAGATTTCAGACAAAGTTTATGCTACAAGTATTGATATTCATAAACCATTAAATATCGCATCAACACTTACTAGCAATTTTCCGATTGCAAAAAACGGAAATAAACAAGATTTGGAATACTTATATAAAAATATTGGAATATCTGCAAGAACTACCTCAATCACTTCTGATTGGGTGGCAGTTACAGGAAATCAAAAAGGAATAATTCTTAAAAACACAAGTGTAAAACCAAATCAGGTGCCTAATGTTATAGGAATGGGATTGCGAGATGCACTGTTTTTACTTGAGAATTGCGGATTACAAGTTAAACCAACAGGAAAAGGAATAATAAAATCTCAGTCTATTCCAGCTGGGACAAAAACATATAATGGTCAAACAATAACTATTGAATTAGGTTAAAGTGAAAAAATTATCTGAAATATTGCAAAACATTCCGGTTATCCAAATAGTTGGTAATCCTGATGTTTCTGTGTATAAAATTTACATCGATTCGCGTTTTGTAACAAATAACTCAATATTTATTGCAATTCGTGGAGCACAGGTTGATGGACATAGTTTTATAGATCAGGTAATCAAAGGCGGTTCAAAAGCTATTATTTGTGAGGATATTCCAGCTGAAACAAAACCTGAAATCACTTACGTAAAAGTAGGTGATACAACTTTACTTGCAGGACCAATAGCAGCTTCATATTATGATAATCCGTCTTCAAAATTGAAAGTTGTTGGAATAACAGGTACAAATGGTAAAACAACAATCGCTACATTGTTATATAAATTATTTCGCAGAATGGGTCACCGTTCAGGATTAATTTCTACTGTAGTTAATTATGTAGACTCTAAATCTTTTGATAGCACACATACAACCCCTGATGCAGTTCAGATTCAGAAACTAATGTATAAAATGGTTGAAGCCGGTTGCAGATATTGCTTTATGGAAGTAAGTTCACATTCAATAGCTCAACATAGAATAAATGGTATAAATTTTTCTGGCGGTGTGTTTACAAATCTGACACATGATCATTTAGATTATCACAAAACATTTGAAGAATATTTATCAGTAAAAAAGAAATTCTTCGACAATTTACCTGTAAACACTTTTGCTCTAACTAATGCTGACGACAAGAACGGAAAAGTAATGACTCAAAATACAAAAGCAAATATTAAAACATATTCGCTTCAT contains these protein-coding regions:
- a CDS encoding UDP-N-acetylmuramoyl-L-alanyl-D-glutamate--2,6-diaminopimelate ligase, with translation MKKLSEILQNIPVIQIVGNPDVSVYKIYIDSRFVTNNSIFIAIRGAQVDGHSFIDQVIKGGSKAIICEDIPAETKPEITYVKVGDTTLLAGPIAASYYDNPSSKLKVVGITGTNGKTTIATLLYKLFRRMGHRSGLISTVVNYVDSKSFDSTHTTPDAVQIQKLMYKMVEAGCRYCFMEVSSHSIAQHRINGINFSGGVFTNLTHDHLDYHKTFEEYLSVKKKFFDNLPVNTFALTNADDKNGKVMTQNTKANIKTYSLHSMSDFNAAILESHIDGMLLNINNTEMWTRLIGKFNASNILAIYSTAILLNADKEKIMLELSDLTAVDGRFEYFTSSDGCTAVVDYAHTPDALVNVLQTIKLLVKKDNKIITVVGAGGNRDKTKRPVMAKVSAELSDKVILTADNPRSELAENIIADMKTGLDAELSKKVLTIIDRREAIRAACQFATKGDMILIAGKGHETYQEINGVKTHFDDREVVKEIFKEKK
- a CDS encoding transpeptidase family protein, translated to MAELRKDILWRMALLYILMGGFAIIIMGRILYIQVVEGNKWKSKASELTKKDIIIEPMRGEIYSGDGRVLASSVPLYEIRFDTKAEGIKKEFFRANVDSLSICLANLFGDKTAAEYKSILKLAYQTGSRYQLIKRKVTYSELKKMKEFPIFKLGKNKGGFIAIQTSRRAKPFGMLASRTIGYVTKERVVVGIEGAFDQYLRGKQGVELMQKLAGNIWMPVNNGNEVEPQDGYDVFSTIDINLQDVAQNALLKQLVANNAHHGCAILMEVETGEIKAIANLEKTETDPTGYADNYNYAIGESSEPGSTFKLISMLAALEEGFIELDDTINTGNGIAVFYGSKMKDSHEGGYGNISAKDVFAVSSNVGVSKIISHYFSKEPHRFIDRIYKLKLNEKLGLDIKGEGMPFVKDPSDSTWSGISLPWISVGYEIRLTPLQILTVYNAVANNGRMVKPKLVKALKFRGETIKEYPAEIIVPSICSNETLKKLKIMLESVVENGTAKSLRSPLYKIAGKTGTAQVAKGKSGYKDLSYKASFVGYFPADNPKYSCIVVINDPDFKTTGAYYGGAVAGPVFKEISDKVYATSIDIHKPLNIASTLTSNFPIAKNGNKQDLEYLYKNIGISARTTSITSDWVAVTGNQKGIILKNTSVKPNQVPNVIGMGLRDALFLLENCGLQVKPTGKGIIKSQSIPAGTKTYNGQTITIELG